Genomic segment of Anaeromyxobacter sp.:
GACCGGGCGCGCGGGCCGCCCGCCGGGCCGGCCTGGCGGCCCGGGGCGAGGGTGGTCACGGGCTCTCCTCCTCGGGGGGCAGCGGCTCGCCTCGCCGCTCCGCCTCCATGCGCTCCAGGTGGCGGAAGATGGTGCGCGGGTCCACGCCCAGGTCCTTGGCGGTCTTGGTGCGGTTGCCGCCGTTGCGGTCGAGCACCTCGCCGACGTAGCGCCGCTGGAAGTCGCGGGTGGCCAGGGCCAGCGGCACGGTGGGCTCCAGCACCTCCGGCGAGAGGTCCAGGTCCTCGGCCGACACCACCGCCCGGTCGGCCAGCACCACCGCCTTCTTCACCCGGTTCTCCAGCTCGCGCACATTGCCGGGCCAGGCGTACTTCTTCATGGCCACCAGCGCGCCCGGGGTGAAGCCCTTGACCCGCGCGGCGTACTCGCGGGCGTACTGCTGCAGGAACCAGCGGGCCAGCACCACCACGTCCTCGCCGCGCTCGCGCAGCGGCGGCAGGTGGATGGCCACCACGTTGAGCCGGTAGTAGAGGTCCTCGCGGAAGGTGCCGCGGGCGATCTCCTGCTCCAGCACCCGGTTGGTGGCGGCCACCACCCGCAGGTCCACCGGCTCGGGCCGGCTCTCGCCCACCCGGGTGACGGCGCGCTCCTGCAGCGCCCGCAGGATCTTCACCTGCAGGCCGGGCGGCATCTCGCCGATCTCGTCGAGGAACAGGGTCCCCCCGGCGGCCGCCTGGAAGCGCCCCTGCCGCGCCGCCACCGCGCCGGTGAAGGCGCCCTTGACGTGGCCGAAGAGCTCCGACTCCAGCAGGCTCTCCGGGATGGCGCCGCAGTTGACCGCCACGAAGGGGCCGGCGCTGCGCGGCGAGCGGCGGTGGAGCTCGCGGGCCACCACCTCCTTGCCGGAGCCGGTCTCGCCGGTCACCAGCACGGAGATGTCGGTGGAGGCCACCTTCTCGATGCGCCGGAAGACCTCGCGCATGGAGGCGCCCGAGCCGATCAGGTCGCCGTAGTGGCGGGTGGTGACGGCCTCGCGCAGCGCCACGTTCTCGCGCCGCAGCGAGTCGAGCAGCAGGCCGTTCTGCAGCAGCAGCGAGGCCTGGGCGGCGAAGACCGTCAGCACCTCGAGGGCCCGCTGGTCGAAGAGCGACACCACGTTGTCGTTGCCGAGGTAGAGGACGCCGAAGACCTCCCCCTTCGACTTGAGCGGGGCGCACATCACCGAGCAGAGCTTCAGGTTCACCACCGAGCTGGAGCCGGACCACTCGGCGTCGTGCAGGGCGTCGGCCACCACCAGCGCCCGGCCGGTCTCCACCACCCTCCGGACGATGGTGTCGGAGACCCGGCTGACCGCCCCCTCGATGGTCTCGCGGGCCACGTTGCGGGCCGCGCGCACCGTCATCTCCCCCTCCTGCAGGAGGATGAGGAAGCCCTTGTCGGCCTGGGTCACCTCCACCACCGCGTCGAGCAGCTCGTCGAGGAGGCGCGGCAGGTCGGTGGCCCCCAGCAGCCGCTCGGAGAAGCGGACCAGGGCCTCGCGGGCCAGCCTCCCGTCCAGCGCCGAGGTGGCCGCCGGGGCGGGCGGCTCGAGGCGCGCCGCGGGGTCGAACAGCAGCTCGGTGGCCCCCACCCGGATGCGGTCGCCCGGGCCGAGGCGGCAGGCGCCGCGGCTGCGGCCGTTCACGGTCATGGCGGCGCCGTCGTGGGCGGCGGCGTCCCAGTCGCGCCCGTCGAAGTGCAGGTGCAGGGCGGTGGCGGGCAGGGTCGGATCGGGCACCGCCACGTCGTTCTCCGGGTCGCGCCCGACGCTGGTGAGCCGGCGGGACAGGGTCACCCGCCGCTCGCTCCCGTCGGGCGCCTTCACCACCAGGGTGGCCATGTCAGAACCTCCCCGAGAGGCCCAGGGTGGCGCCGGTGGCCGCCCCGGCGGGGCTGATCTCGGTCTCCACCACCGGCACGAAGTGGACGTGCGCGTCCCAGACGCCGTAGCCGTAGAGCCCCCAGAAGAGCGCCGCCGAGGCGTACTTGACCACCTCGATGCGCGTCAGCAGCGTCCGGTCGGCGTCGAAGTAGGGCGGCCGGGTGCAGCCGGGCTGGCTGGAGGTGCAGAGGCGCGAGCGATCGTCGGCCACCTGGTTGTGGGCGAAGATGGCCCCCAGGTTGACCAGCCCGAGGAGCACCTGGCCGGACAGGATGGCCGTCCCCTTGGCCCGGTCGCCGTTCTGGAACTGCCCGGCCCCGAGCGGCAGCCAGTTGAAGAGGTAGACCCGCTCCTGGACGCGGATCAGCTTGGTGGGGGGCCCGGTGCGGGCCTGCTCCTCGGCGAGCAGGCGGCGCTTGGCCTCGTCGGCCAGCCGCTGCTGCTCGCGCAGCTCGCGCCGCCGCTCGCGCAGCGGGGCCAGGGCCGGCTCGTGCTCCCTCTTCACCCGGTCGAAGAAGTCGACGATGGGCGGCGGCACCAGGAACGGGTCGAGCGCGAACTCCGGGTCGAAGGAGAGCAGGTTGACGAAGGCGGCGCGGGCCTCGGCCTGGTCGCCCAGGTGGAACTCGGAGATGCCCAGCAGCCGGTAGGCGTCCACCATCTGCTCGTCCGTGAGCGGCGGGTCGGAGGCCAGGTACTTGCGCAGGGTGCCGGCGCAGTCGGCGTAGGCGCCGAACTCGAAGCGGTCGCGGGCCCGCTTCAGCTCGGGCGGCGCGGCCAGCGCCAGGGTGAGCAGCAGCGCCAGGGGAGCGGTCACGGGGTCGCCTCCGCGGTGGGGGTGGCCACGGTCACCTCGCCGCCGGCCCGCAGCTTGACGGGCACGGAGCGCGGCGGTCCACCCGGTGGCTCGAGCACGATGCGCACGGTGGCCTCGTAGGGGTTGTCCCCTCCGGCCGGGACCGCCACGGCCAGCGGGGCGTGCTGCGACTCGCCGGCGGTGCCCACCAGGACCCCCTCGACCAGGACCCGGGTGGCGGGATCCCCCTCCACCCGCAGGCGGGCCGGCCGCGGCACCAGCGGCACCCGCAGCTCGCCCATGGCGGCGGCCTCGGCGGCGCTGAGCTGACGCACGAAGGGCGCGCAGCAGGCGTGCTCCACCTGGATGGTGTGGGGGCGGTCGGCCCCGATCTCGAAGCGGACCACCTGGGCGCCGCTGGCCACCTCGGTGCCGTCGAGCAGGGCGCGCTGGGCGTACGGCCGGACGAAGACGGTGAGCGCGGCGGACGGGCCCGGCCCGGGCACCGGGCGACCGACCCCGCCCGCCGAGGCCGGCCGACCAGCGCGCGGGGGCTCGCTGGCGGCGCTGCCCGGCGCGGTCAGGCCGTCCGGCAGGGTGGCAGCGACCTGGCCCGGTGACGTCGCCACGGCCGGGCCGGCCGGCACGCCGAGGGTCGACAGGGGGGAGGCCACCCGGCCGGCGGCGCCGCTGCGCCACAGCGCGGCCACCCCGACCCCGGCCGCGCCGAGCAGCGCCAGCGCCGCCACCACCCCGGCCAGCCGGCGCAGGCGGCGCCGCCGGGACAGCGCCCGCAGCTTGCCCGGCACCACGGCGTTGGCGGGGTCGAGCGCCAGCACCCGATCGTAGCAGGAGAGCGCGCGGGCGCTGGCGCCCTCGGCCAGGGCCGCGTCGCCGCGGGCCAGCAGGGCGGCCACGGCGCGGGCGGGGAAGGCCTCCTTGAAGCCCGCCGGGTCCGAGAGGAGGGCCACCAGCTCGTCCTCCGGCCGGACCAGGCCGACCTCGGCCAGGACCAGATCGAGCGCCTCGCGCACCTCGGCGGCGCTGGCCGGCCGGTCGGCCGGCTCCACCATCAGGCAGCGGCGCACCAGGTCCGCCAGCCGGTTGGAGACCCGCGGGTCGACCTCGCGGGGGTCGTCGAAGTCGCCCTCGATGGCGCGGCGCAGGATGGCGGTGGGGTTGCCGGCCGCGAAGGGGAAGCGGCCGGTGGCCAGCCAGTAGAGGATGGTGCCCAGCGAGAAGAGATCGCTGCGGGCGTCGGCCTCCCGGCCCTCCACGATCTCCGGGGCCATGTGGTGGGGCGAGCCCACCAGGGCCCCGGTCATGGTCATGCGCTCGTCGGAGGCCAGGATGCGGGCGATGCCGAAGTCGGCCAGCTTGACCGCCGGGCGCGCCCCCTCCTGCACCAGCACGTTCTCGGGCTTGAGGTCGCGGTGGATGACGCCGGCCGAGTGGGCGTGCACCAGGGCCTCGCAGAGGGCGCGGCCGACCAGCAGCCCGACCTCCGGGTAGGCGAACCCCACCTGCTGGGCGTAGGCCCGCAGGGTGCGGCCCCGGATGAACTCGGTGACCAGGTAGGCCTCGGGGGCCCCGTCGCCGGCGTAGTCGAAGATCTCGACGATGCCGGGGTGGGCCAGCCGGGCCACGGCGCGCGCCTCGCGGGCGAAGCGGGCCCGGCTCTCGGCCGAGCCGGCCAGGTGCGGGTGCAGCAGCTTGACCGCCACCTCGCGGTCGAGGGCCGAGTCGCGCCCGCGGTAGACCACGGCCATGCCGCCGCTGCCGACCTGCTCCAGCAGCTCGTACCGACCGAGCATCCTGATCACGCGCCGCTCCACACGCCTGGCTCTCCCGCCCTCCCGCCAGCTGGCGCGATCGCGACAGCGCCGCCGCGGGAGGCCCCCGCACTATGACACGGACGCCGCGGTGGCGGCCACGACCAGGGGGCCCAAGCCTGCCGGCCGGGTGGAGGGAGGAGGGCGCGGCTGTCGCGGCGGCCCTGGCGACCAGGCCGCGGCCGCTTCACCAGGTCGGGAAGACCGACCCGCCGGTGCCGGGCAGGAGCCGGCTGGAGACCAGGGTGCGGATGGTCTCGGGCAGGATCTCGGTGGAGACCGGGAAGCGGTGGCGGAAGCCGATCTCGGCCAGGCGGCTCACGTCGTAGTAGTGGTCGGCGCTCATCCAGTGCAGCGCCTCGCGGTCCACCCGCGGCACCAGGGTGCCGGGCTGGGCGCGGGCGAAGCGCCGCCAGGCCGAGACCAGCCGCCGGTTGACCGGGTCGAGCAGCGCCCGGTCCGGCACGTGGCGGAAGAGCCAGAGCACCAGGGCGGTGAGCCTGGGGAAGCTGGGGAGGAAGCGCCCGGGCTGGTAGCCGAGCGCCAGGAGGGCGGTCTCCAGCAGCTCGGCCAGCGGCAGGGGGGCCTCGTCGGCCACGTTGAAGGCGCGCCCCACCACCGCGGCGTCGTCCGGGTGGGCCACCACGTGCACCGTGGCCCGGGCCAGGTCCTCCAGGTGGCACAGGTGAGCCACCGGGCCGCGCCGGATGA
This window contains:
- a CDS encoding sigma 54-interacting transcriptional regulator, producing MATLVVKAPDGSERRVTLSRRLTSVGRDPENDVAVPDPTLPATALHLHFDGRDWDAAAHDGAAMTVNGRSRGACRLGPGDRIRVGATELLFDPAARLEPPAPAATSALDGRLAREALVRFSERLLGATDLPRLLDELLDAVVEVTQADKGFLILLQEGEMTVRAARNVARETIEGAVSRVSDTIVRRVVETGRALVVADALHDAEWSGSSSVVNLKLCSVMCAPLKSKGEVFGVLYLGNDNVVSLFDQRALEVLTVFAAQASLLLQNGLLLDSLRRENVALREAVTTRHYGDLIGSGASMREVFRRIEKVASTDISVLVTGETGSGKEVVARELHRRSPRSAGPFVAVNCGAIPESLLESELFGHVKGAFTGAVAARQGRFQAAAGGTLFLDEIGEMPPGLQVKILRALQERAVTRVGESRPEPVDLRVVAATNRVLEQEIARGTFREDLYYRLNVVAIHLPPLRERGEDVVVLARWFLQQYAREYAARVKGFTPGALVAMKKYAWPGNVRELENRVKKAVVLADRAVVSAEDLDLSPEVLEPTVPLALATRDFQRRYVGEVLDRNGGNRTKTAKDLGVDPRTIFRHLERMEAERRGEPLPPEEESP
- a CDS encoding tetratricopeptide repeat protein, which produces MALLLTLALAAPPELKRARDRFEFGAYADCAGTLRKYLASDPPLTDEQMVDAYRLLGISEFHLGDQAEARAAFVNLLSFDPEFALDPFLVPPPIVDFFDRVKREHEPALAPLRERRRELREQQRLADEAKRRLLAEEQARTGPPTKLIRVQERVYLFNWLPLGAGQFQNGDRAKGTAILSGQVLLGLVNLGAIFAHNQVADDRSRLCTSSQPGCTRPPYFDADRTLLTRIEVVKYASAALFWGLYGYGVWDAHVHFVPVVETEISPAGAATGATLGLSGRF
- a CDS encoding serine/threonine protein kinase → MLGRYELLEQVGSGGMAVVYRGRDSALDREVAVKLLHPHLAGSAESRARFAREARAVARLAHPGIVEIFDYAGDGAPEAYLVTEFIRGRTLRAYAQQVGFAYPEVGLLVGRALCEALVHAHSAGVIHRDLKPENVLVQEGARPAVKLADFGIARILASDERMTMTGALVGSPHHMAPEIVEGREADARSDLFSLGTILYWLATGRFPFAAGNPTAILRRAIEGDFDDPREVDPRVSNRLADLVRRCLMVEPADRPASAAEVREALDLVLAEVGLVRPEDELVALLSDPAGFKEAFPARAVAALLARGDAALAEGASARALSCYDRVLALDPANAVVPGKLRALSRRRRLRRLAGVVAALALLGAAGVGVAALWRSGAAGRVASPLSTLGVPAGPAVATSPGQVAATLPDGLTAPGSAASEPPRAGRPASAGGVGRPVPGPGPSAALTVFVRPYAQRALLDGTEVASGAQVVRFEIGADRPHTIQVEHACCAPFVRQLSAAEAAAMGELRVPLVPRPARLRVEGDPATRVLVEGVLVGTAGESQHAPLAVAVPAGGDNPYEATVRIVLEPPGGPPRSVPVKLRAGGEVTVATPTAEATP